In Synechococcus sp. Nb3U1, one DNA window encodes the following:
- a CDS encoding glycosyltransferase has translation MEVQKWMSLPLVSVVIPIFNGEKMLPTLLDSLKALDYPSHRLEILLIDNNSNDRTAKLLQESGHRVLFEPVPGCGTARNRGIREAQGEYIACTDVDCVLDPRWIQDLLEGFTHQQIGAVAGTIKPHRLDDPIIRYEALTLRSPSHCPEHHLFLPTACTANVMYRAEVFRRVGLLLNRSGGEEVDLNWRMQSLTPYRIHFLQQGGIVYHRYRADIRALCRSQRYKARTLVELHHRWKLKIPTGRRELSKAGLSLFTFALRCLSRFIQKVRHEPITVAVRDSFLETWLDVCVPWTRYLGIREGRADLLQST, from the coding sequence ATGGAAGTGCAGAAATGGATGTCTTTACCTTTGGTATCGGTAGTCATTCCCATTTTTAATGGAGAGAAGATGTTGCCGACCTTGCTAGATTCTCTTAAAGCATTAGACTACCCAAGCCATAGGCTTGAAATTCTTTTGATAGACAACAATTCCAACGATAGAACTGCAAAACTACTCCAAGAAAGTGGCCATCGAGTTTTATTTGAACCTGTCCCTGGGTGTGGCACAGCTCGCAATCGGGGTATTCGAGAAGCACAAGGTGAATACATAGCCTGCACAGATGTAGATTGTGTATTGGATCCACGGTGGATTCAGGATTTACTAGAAGGTTTTACACACCAGCAGATAGGTGCTGTTGCTGGCACTATAAAACCTCATAGATTAGATGATCCAATCATTCGCTATGAAGCTTTAACTCTACGCAGTCCTAGCCACTGTCCAGAACACCATCTGTTTTTGCCGACGGCCTGTACAGCGAATGTCATGTATAGAGCAGAAGTCTTTCGGAGAGTTGGTTTGTTACTGAACCGGTCTGGCGGAGAGGAGGTAGACCTAAATTGGAGAATGCAGAGTCTAACACCTTACCGAATTCATTTTTTGCAACAAGGGGGAATTGTCTATCATCGCTACCGTGCCGATATTCGAGCCCTTTGCCGATCACAGAGATACAAAGCTCGTACATTGGTTGAATTACATCACCGATGGAAGCTTAAAATTCCTACTGGGAGGAGGGAGTTATCGAAGGCAGGATTGTCTTTATTCACTTTTGCGCTCCGCTGTTTGAGTCGTTTTATTCAGAAAGTCAGACATGAGCCTATTACTGTAGCAGTTAGAGATAGTTTCTTAGAAACTTGGCTAGATGTCTGTGTTCCCTGGACTCGCTATTTAGGAATTCGAGAGGGTCGGGCAGACTTACTCCAGTCAACTTAA
- a CDS encoding lipopolysaccharide biosynthesis protein gives MANLETSPSNNLRSCLFSGLRWKVGSQVMQQILSLGSAVVMARLLSPEDFGLLSMASVFTGIVHVVLDLGLGAALVQRANIESHHISSVFWMNIGVGFGLSLVGIFLSWPIAIFYQTPAVQWVISALACCFFIVALGSTQEALLTRKMRFRALELRRMLSHLVGIIGGLIMAYMGWGVWSLVGRIVITSLLGTILLWYVSNWRPTWKFRWADIQQMSGFSNNVLGGNLLGYVGRNVDNLLIGRFLGAVELGFYSMAYNLMTAPLDRIAQVLAGVLFPALARQQEDLTKVKQSWFRANQLVVAVVIPLVVGLILLAPELIRVFYGEKWLPAAPILQILAVRALVVGLKALDGTVLIAIGQTQLRLNLIATSVGVAVLSFLIGIPFGIRGVALSFTSFTSLVSIIGLYLTLKCVNSNFIAYFSNLSEILYATAGMTVGVFAMKMLWLGSASSLLVTAILLGGILYLGTLQLIAPNIIQEGIGILPARWANKFSRFSVRSNT, from the coding sequence ATGGCGAACCTTGAAACCTCACCCTCAAACAACTTGCGTTCTTGCCTTTTCAGTGGACTGCGCTGGAAGGTGGGATCCCAAGTAATGCAACAGATATTGAGTTTAGGTAGCGCGGTGGTGATGGCTCGATTGCTATCGCCTGAGGATTTTGGTTTGTTATCAATGGCTAGTGTGTTTACGGGAATTGTCCATGTCGTACTGGATTTAGGTCTAGGAGCAGCACTAGTTCAGCGTGCAAACATAGAGTCACATCACATCTCTAGCGTTTTTTGGATGAATATAGGCGTAGGATTTGGCCTTTCTCTCGTTGGCATTTTCCTCTCCTGGCCAATTGCCATCTTCTATCAAACTCCAGCAGTGCAGTGGGTTATTTCAGCCTTGGCCTGTTGTTTCTTTATTGTTGCTTTAGGGAGTACACAGGAAGCTCTACTGACTAGAAAAATGCGCTTTCGAGCACTAGAACTTCGTCGAATGCTGAGCCATCTAGTTGGCATCATTGGGGGGCTGATAATGGCATATATGGGTTGGGGAGTCTGGAGTCTAGTCGGACGTATTGTCATAACTAGCTTGCTAGGAACAATATTGCTCTGGTACGTCTCAAATTGGCGACCCACTTGGAAATTTCGATGGGCAGATATACAGCAAATGAGTGGCTTTAGCAACAATGTTCTGGGGGGGAACCTACTGGGATATGTGGGGCGGAATGTCGATAATCTTTTGATAGGAAGATTCCTTGGCGCAGTTGAGCTCGGCTTTTACAGCATGGCCTATAACTTGATGACAGCTCCGTTGGATCGGATCGCTCAGGTGTTAGCAGGAGTCTTGTTTCCAGCCTTAGCTCGACAGCAGGAGGATTTAACCAAAGTAAAGCAGAGTTGGTTTAGAGCCAACCAGTTGGTTGTAGCGGTAGTTATTCCGCTTGTTGTAGGACTTATCCTTTTGGCACCTGAATTGATACGTGTATTTTACGGCGAAAAATGGTTGCCTGCGGCACCTATTTTGCAGATCCTAGCAGTACGAGCACTGGTTGTCGGATTAAAGGCCCTTGATGGGACAGTTTTGATAGCGATTGGGCAAACTCAATTGCGACTCAACCTGATTGCTACCTCAGTAGGAGTAGCTGTTTTATCCTTCTTGATAGGGATCCCATTTGGCATTCGGGGTGTGGCGCTGAGTTTTACTAGCTTCACTTCTCTAGTATCGATAATTGGTTTGTATCTGACTCTGAAATGCGTCAACTCGAACTTTATTGCCTACTTTAGTAATCTAAGCGAAATCCTCTATGCTACAGCTGGAATGACAGTCGGTGTCTTCGCAATGAAGATGCTGTGGCTGGGCTCTGCAAGCAGTTTGCTGGTGACAGCCATTCTGCTAGGAGGAATCCTCTACTTAGGAACATTGCAGCTGATAGCCCCAAACATAATTCAGGAAGGGATTGGAATCTTGCCAGCCCGCTGGGCAAATAAGTTTTCGCGCTTTAGTGTCCGTTCTAATACATAA